A single window of Thalassomonas viridans DNA harbors:
- a CDS encoding SymE family type I addiction module toxin, with protein MADSNHTPEPSSAKVKYPGPRQLTVLETICETAAKPHRAGLHCIPVTLEPYIVLRGKWLKQAGFTVGQKVTVTTNQNGLMITPSQAVPGPATKP; from the coding sequence ATGGCTGATTCTAATCATACGCCAGAGCCCAGCTCAGCAAAAGTAAAATATCCCGGCCCACGCCAACTTACTGTATTAGAAACCATTTGTGAAACCGCCGCCAAACCCCACCGGGCTGGCCTGCATTGCATACCTGTGACCCTTGAACCTTATATTGTACTAAGGGGCAAGTGGCTCAAGCAGGCCGGTTTCACCGTTGGGCAAAAAGTCACGGTAACGACCAATCAAAACGGATTAATGATCACTCCCAGCCAGGCTGTCCCCGGCCCGGCAACTAAACCTTAA